A window of Formosa sp. Hel1_31_208 contains these coding sequences:
- the pyrH gene encoding UMP kinase encodes MKYKRILLKLSGEALMGSRQYGIDPERLAEYAKDIKEITDLGVEVAIVIGGGNIFRGVAGAMHGMDRVQGDHMGMLATVINGLALQNALEDAGVKTRLQTAIKINEVAEPFIRRKAMSHLNKGRVVIFGGGTGNPYFTTDSAAVLRAIEIEADVILKGTRVDGIYNEDPEKNADAIKFDHITFDDVLRKGLKVMDTTAFTLSQENKLPIIVFDMNKKGNLFKVVSGENIGTKVNL; translated from the coding sequence ATGAAATACAAAAGAATACTCCTAAAACTATCTGGTGAAGCATTAATGGGATCACGCCAATATGGAATTGACCCAGAACGTTTAGCCGAATATGCTAAAGATATTAAAGAAATCACCGATTTAGGTGTTGAAGTTGCCATTGTTATAGGTGGTGGTAATATTTTTAGAGGTGTCGCCGGAGCCATGCATGGTATGGATCGTGTTCAAGGAGATCATATGGGAATGCTCGCCACTGTTATTAATGGATTAGCCTTACAAAATGCATTGGAAGATGCTGGCGTTAAAACGCGTTTGCAAACGGCAATTAAAATTAATGAAGTCGCAGAACCTTTTATTAGACGAAAAGCAATGAGCCATCTTAACAAAGGCCGTGTTGTTATTTTTGGTGGAGGCACAGGAAACCCCTATTTTACGACAGACTCAGCAGCAGTCTTACGAGCTATTGAAATAGAGGCAGATGTGATTTTGAAAGGAACGCGTGTTGACGGCATATATAATGAAGATCCAGAAAAAAATGCCGATGCTATAAAATTTGATCATATTACTTTTGATGATGTCCTAAGAAAAGGACTTAAAGTAATGGATACTACGGCTTTTACATTAAGTCAGGAAAATAAATTACCAATTATTGTATTTGATATGAATAAGAAAGGAAACCTCTTCAAGGTCGTTTCTGGAGAAAATATTGGCACTAAAGTTAATTTATAA
- the frr gene encoding ribosome recycling factor, producing the protein MNEEIKFILDTTKEAMDAAMKHLEKQFLNIRAGKASPAMLGNVMVDYYGSQTPLSQVANVNTPDGRTITVQPWEKSMLQEIERGIMFANLGFNPMNNGEVIIINVPPLTEERRRDLSKQAKAEAEDAKVGVRSARKEANNDLKNLEDISEDLQKNAEIDVQQMTDSYVKKIDEIFDAKENEIMTV; encoded by the coding sequence ATGAACGAGGAGATAAAATTTATATTAGACACCACTAAAGAAGCAATGGATGCTGCAATGAAGCACCTAGAAAAACAATTTTTGAATATTAGAGCCGGTAAAGCAAGTCCTGCAATGCTAGGAAATGTTATGGTAGATTATTATGGGTCTCAAACGCCTTTATCACAAGTGGCTAATGTCAATACTCCTGACGGCAGAACTATTACTGTTCAACCATGGGAAAAAAGTATGTTACAAGAAATTGAACGCGGTATAATGTTCGCTAATTTAGGGTTCAACCCTATGAATAATGGCGAAGTTATTATTATTAATGTTCCACCTTTAACCGAAGAGCGAAGACGTGACTTATCAAAACAAGCCAAAGCAGAAGCAGAAGATGCCAAAGTTGGAGTACGAAGCGCAAGAAAAGAAGCAAATAATGACCTCAAAAATCTAGAAGACATTTCAGAGGATCTTCAAAAAAATGCAGAAATTGATGTACAACAAATGACGGATAGCTACGTTAAAAAGATAGATGAAATTTTTGATGCCAAAGAAAATGAAATCATGACGGTATAA
- a CDS encoding L-threonylcarbamoyladenylate synthase has translation MSIISTDISKAVALLQAEDVVAIPTETVYGLAGNIFSEKAIKCVFETKQRPFFNPLIVHIASVAQLPNIVSYIPEKARLLADAFWPGPLTLVLPKQSIIPDVITAGKDTVAVRVPNHPITLKLLQQLDFPLAAPSANPFGSISPTTAQHVEDYFKHHIKMVLDGGACQRGIESTIIGFEGEAPIIYRLGSTAIEAIERVVGTIEIKNKEDIAPNAPGMLERHYAPSTQTILTDNISEAIKNNTEKRIGVLAFSTGCHHESIAFQIVLSQTKNDQEAASKLYDALHQLDKQNLDLIVAELLPDVGLGKSINDRLRRATVQP, from the coding sequence ATGAGTATTATTTCAACAGACATATCAAAAGCCGTGGCTTTATTACAAGCTGAGGATGTGGTGGCAATTCCCACCGAAACAGTCTATGGATTGGCGGGAAATATTTTTAGCGAGAAAGCCATCAAGTGTGTTTTTGAAACAAAACAACGTCCATTTTTTAATCCGTTAATCGTGCACATCGCTTCTGTTGCACAATTACCAAACATTGTAAGTTATATTCCTGAAAAGGCAAGACTATTGGCTGATGCCTTTTGGCCAGGACCATTAACACTGGTGCTTCCAAAACAATCAATTATTCCTGATGTGATTACGGCAGGAAAAGATACGGTTGCAGTTCGCGTACCAAACCACCCAATCACTTTAAAATTATTACAACAGTTGGACTTTCCATTAGCGGCACCTAGTGCCAATCCGTTTGGAAGTATCAGTCCCACAACAGCGCAGCATGTGGAAGACTATTTTAAACATCATATCAAAATGGTATTAGACGGTGGTGCTTGTCAACGCGGCATCGAATCTACCATTATCGGATTTGAAGGTGAGGCCCCTATCATTTACCGGTTAGGATCTACAGCTATTGAAGCCATTGAACGTGTTGTTGGAACTATCGAAATTAAGAACAAAGAAGACATTGCTCCCAACGCACCAGGAATGTTAGAGCGCCATTATGCACCTTCAACACAAACCATCTTAACCGATAATATTTCCGAAGCTATTAAAAACAATACCGAAAAACGTATTGGTGTTTTGGCTTTCAGCACAGGGTGTCATCATGAGTCTATTGCGTTTCAGATTGTGCTTTCTCAAACTAAAAATGATCAAGAAGCCGCATCAAAACTTTACGATGCCTTACACCAACTGGATAAGCAAAATTTAGACCTCATTGTTGCCGAACTTCTGCCCGATGTTGGCTTAGGCAAATCGATTAACGATAGATTGCGACGTGCCACCGTTCAACCTTGA
- the polA gene encoding DNA polymerase I, producing the protein MSDQKRLFLVDAYALIFRGYYAFIKNPRINSKGEDTSAIMGFMNSLLDVIKRERPDHLAVCFDNGGSVDRVEMYEAYKANRDETPEGIKTAIPRIHEILEAMHIPIIEKHGFEADDVIGTLSRQAEKEGYKTYMVTPDKDFAQLVTENIFMYRPVFGGGYETWGIPEIQKKFEVETPDQVIDFLGMMGDASDNIPGLPGVGEKTAKKFIKEFGSMENLLANTDQLKGKMKEKVEANAELGRLSKELAKIMLDVPVTFDAKDFELDHPDIEKVKEIFQELEFRRLTDNFLKAFPSETETPAATQSNDSKPPEAKPTPKEEKSAGAGQFSLFGGDATTATETTSEYVRRTIETTSHFYQSVAPGMATTLFVKNLMNQTAVCFDTETTGLNPLTAELVGIAFSWEAGKGFYVPFPQDKNEAQELIEIFRPFFENEAIEKIGQNLKYDIKVLAKYNIDVKGKLFDTMLAHYLINPDMRHNMDVLAETYLNYTPISIVELIGKKGKNQMSMRDVPLDKQTEYAVEDADITLQLKEHFEKELTEANTQKLFDEIEVPLLRVLAAMELEGINLDKAFLNSLSEQLNTDIAVLEKKIYEAAGEEFNIASPKQMGIILFEKLKLVDKPKKTKTGQYATSEDILSYLAKDHEIIRDILEYRGLAKLKSTYVDALPLQVEETTGRVHTDYMQTVAATGRLSSNNPNLQNIPIRTERGRQVRKAFIPRNEEYTLLAADYSQIELRIIAALSQEETMIEAFKNGEDIHASTASKVFNVPLAEVTREQRSNAKTVNFGIIYGVSAFGLSNQTDLSRGEAKELIDTYYDTYPKLRAYMSEQVDFARDHGYVQTVLGRRRYLAAINSRNAVVRGAAERNAVNAPIQGSAADIIKIAMINIYEKLQAGNYKSKMLLQVHDELVFDIYKPELDTMKTLIKTEMESAYKLDVPLDVDLDIGENWLEAH; encoded by the coding sequence ATGTCAGATCAAAAACGCCTATTCCTCGTTGATGCCTACGCCCTTATTTTTCGCGGGTACTACGCTTTTATAAAAAATCCAAGAATCAACTCTAAAGGGGAAGACACCTCAGCCATTATGGGGTTTATGAACTCGCTATTAGATGTCATTAAACGTGAAAGACCAGACCATTTGGCGGTTTGTTTTGATAATGGCGGTAGTGTTGATCGTGTAGAAATGTATGAAGCCTATAAAGCCAATCGTGATGAAACCCCTGAAGGTATTAAAACGGCTATTCCACGTATTCATGAGATTCTTGAGGCCATGCATATTCCTATTATTGAAAAACATGGCTTTGAAGCCGATGACGTTATTGGTACATTATCTCGTCAAGCGGAAAAAGAAGGTTATAAAACCTATATGGTAACCCCTGATAAAGATTTTGCACAATTGGTCACCGAAAACATTTTTATGTACAGACCGGTTTTTGGAGGTGGTTATGAAACTTGGGGGATTCCTGAAATTCAGAAAAAATTTGAAGTCGAAACACCAGATCAGGTCATTGACTTTTTGGGGATGATGGGAGACGCCTCTGATAACATTCCCGGACTTCCTGGTGTAGGTGAAAAAACAGCCAAAAAGTTTATCAAAGAGTTTGGCAGTATGGAAAATCTCCTCGCTAATACCGATCAGCTTAAAGGCAAGATGAAAGAAAAAGTAGAAGCCAATGCTGAGCTTGGTCGACTTTCAAAAGAACTGGCAAAAATCATGTTGGACGTCCCTGTGACTTTTGATGCTAAAGATTTTGAACTCGATCATCCAGATATTGAAAAAGTCAAAGAAATTTTTCAAGAGTTAGAGTTTAGACGACTCACCGATAACTTTTTAAAAGCTTTCCCTTCGGAAACCGAAACACCTGCAGCCACACAATCCAATGACAGCAAGCCACCAGAAGCCAAGCCCACACCAAAAGAAGAGAAATCTGCTGGCGCAGGACAGTTTTCATTGTTTGGTGGTGACGCAACGACAGCAACCGAAACGACTTCAGAATACGTTAGACGTACGATCGAAACTACGTCTCATTTTTACCAAAGCGTAGCACCAGGAATGGCTACTACTTTATTCGTTAAAAACTTGATGAACCAAACGGCTGTGTGTTTTGATACCGAAACTACTGGACTCAATCCCTTAACAGCAGAACTTGTTGGCATCGCTTTTTCATGGGAAGCCGGAAAAGGCTTTTATGTCCCATTTCCACAAGATAAAAACGAAGCACAAGAACTCATTGAAATCTTTCGTCCATTTTTTGAAAACGAGGCCATTGAAAAGATTGGTCAGAATTTAAAATATGACATCAAGGTCTTAGCCAAATACAATATTGACGTCAAAGGCAAACTTTTTGATACCATGTTAGCGCATTATTTAATCAATCCAGATATGCGCCATAATATGGATGTCCTAGCAGAAACCTATCTCAATTATACTCCAATTTCTATTGTAGAACTCATTGGTAAAAAAGGGAAAAACCAAATGTCGATGCGCGATGTACCGTTAGACAAACAAACGGAATATGCGGTTGAAGATGCCGATATCACCTTACAACTCAAAGAGCACTTCGAAAAAGAATTAACCGAAGCCAATACACAAAAGCTATTTGATGAGATTGAAGTGCCATTACTTCGGGTGTTAGCTGCTATGGAATTGGAAGGCATCAATTTGGATAAGGCCTTCTTGAATTCCTTATCGGAACAGCTCAATACAGACATAGCTGTGCTTGAAAAGAAAATTTATGAAGCGGCTGGTGAAGAATTCAATATTGCCTCACCAAAACAGATGGGAATTATCCTTTTTGAAAAGCTGAAATTAGTCGATAAACCCAAAAAGACCAAAACCGGACAATACGCCACGTCTGAAGACATCTTATCCTATCTCGCTAAAGACCATGAGATCATTCGAGATATTTTAGAATATCGCGGACTCGCAAAACTAAAAAGCACCTATGTGGATGCCTTGCCTTTACAAGTTGAGGAAACTACGGGTCGCGTCCATACCGATTATATGCAAACCGTTGCTGCGACTGGCCGACTGAGTAGTAATAATCCGAATTTACAGAATATTCCAATCCGTACCGAACGTGGACGACAAGTGCGTAAAGCCTTTATCCCGAGAAACGAAGAGTATACCCTACTCGCTGCCGATTACTCGCAAATAGAATTGCGAATTATTGCTGCTTTAAGTCAAGAAGAAACCATGATTGAAGCCTTTAAAAATGGTGAAGACATTCATGCCTCAACCGCGTCTAAAGTCTTTAATGTCCCATTGGCAGAAGTCACTCGTGAGCAACGTAGTAATGCCAAAACGGTGAACTTCGGAATCATTTATGGTGTCTCTGCCTTTGGATTGAGTAATCAAACCGATCTATCGCGTGGTGAAGCCAAAGAACTCATTGACACTTATTATGACACCTATCCGAAACTGCGTGCGTATATGAGTGAGCAAGTGGATTTTGCAAGAGATCATGGCTATGTCCAAACCGTTTTAGGACGTCGTCGTTATTTGGCAGCCATCAATTCTCGTAATGCGGTGGTTCGTGGTGCTGCCGAGCGAAATGCGGTCAATGCACCCATCCAAGGAAGTGCAGCAGATATCATCAAAATTGCCATGATAAACATTTATGAGAAGCTACAAGCAGGCAATTACAAATCGAAAATGCTCTTACAAGTGCATGATGAATTGGTTTTTGATATCTACAAACCAGAACTCGACACTATGAAAACACTCATCAAAACGGAAATGGAAAGTGCCTACAAACTAGACGTGCCTTTAGATGTCGATTTAGATATTGGTGAGAATTGGTTAGAGGCGCATTAA
- a CDS encoding ABC-F family ATP-binding cassette domain-containing protein → MISVDNLAVEFSGHTLFSEVSFTINADDKIALMGKNGAGKSTMMKIIAGVQTATRGNVRAPKDAIIAYLPQHLLTEDDTTVFEEASKAFSHVFAMRDEMEGLNKQLETRTDYESDAYMKLIERVSDLGERYYALEDVNYDAEVEKALKGLGFKQDDFNRQTNEFSGGWRMRIELAKILLQKPDLILLDEPTNHIDIESVVWLEDFLVNKANAVVVISHDRAFIDNITNRTIEVTMGGIYDYKAKYTHYLQLREDRRAHQIKAYQEQQKMIADNQAFIDRFKGTYSKTNQVSSRERMLEKLEIIEIDDVDTSALKLRFPQTPRSGDYPVTVKDVSKSYGILDVFRNANMSIARGEKVCFVGRNGEGKSTMIKAILGEIDVEGTCALGHNVKVGYFAQNQAALLDESLTIFQTVDEVAKGDVRTQIKNILGRFMFKGDDIDKKVSVLSGGEKTRLAMVKLLLEPVNVLILDEPTNHLDLKSKDVLKEALQNFDGTLILVSHDRDFLQGLSKKVFEFKDQRVIEHFETIDDFLARNRVESLKGLGL, encoded by the coding sequence ATGATTTCAGTAGATAATTTAGCAGTAGAATTTAGTGGCCACACCTTGTTTAGTGAGGTGTCATTTACGATTAATGCAGACGATAAAATTGCCTTAATGGGTAAAAATGGCGCGGGAAAATCTACGATGATGAAGATCATCGCTGGTGTTCAAACTGCAACGCGTGGAAATGTGAGAGCGCCCAAAGATGCCATTATTGCGTATTTGCCGCAGCATTTATTAACGGAGGATGATACCACCGTTTTTGAAGAAGCGTCTAAAGCCTTTAGCCATGTGTTTGCCATGCGTGATGAGATGGAAGGTTTGAATAAGCAGTTAGAGACCCGAACCGATTATGAGTCTGATGCCTATATGAAACTTATTGAGCGTGTCTCCGATTTAGGAGAGCGTTATTATGCTTTAGAAGATGTGAATTATGATGCCGAAGTCGAAAAAGCACTCAAAGGTTTAGGCTTTAAGCAAGACGATTTTAACCGACAAACCAATGAGTTTTCTGGAGGTTGGCGTATGCGAATAGAACTTGCTAAAATCTTACTTCAAAAGCCAGATTTGATTTTATTAGATGAGCCTACCAACCATATTGATATAGAATCTGTGGTGTGGTTAGAAGATTTTTTAGTTAATAAAGCCAATGCTGTTGTTGTGATTTCTCATGATCGCGCCTTTATTGATAATATTACCAACCGAACCATAGAAGTCACTATGGGAGGTATTTATGATTATAAAGCCAAGTATACCCATTACTTGCAGTTGCGTGAAGACCGACGTGCACATCAAATTAAAGCCTACCAAGAACAGCAAAAAATGATTGCCGATAATCAAGCATTTATTGACCGATTTAAAGGCACCTATTCAAAAACAAATCAAGTATCGTCGCGAGAACGTATGCTTGAAAAGTTAGAGATTATTGAAATTGATGATGTCGATACCTCGGCATTGAAGTTGCGATTTCCGCAAACACCACGTTCAGGAGATTATCCTGTAACGGTAAAAGACGTCTCTAAATCCTACGGTATTCTTGATGTCTTTAGAAACGCCAATATGTCTATTGCTAGAGGTGAGAAAGTCTGTTTTGTAGGGCGAAATGGCGAAGGGAAATCGACGATGATTAAAGCCATCTTAGGTGAAATTGATGTGGAAGGTACTTGTGCTTTAGGACATAATGTAAAGGTTGGGTATTTTGCGCAAAACCAAGCCGCTTTGTTAGATGAAAGTTTGACGATTTTTCAAACCGTTGATGAGGTGGCCAAAGGTGATGTGCGCACACAAATTAAGAATATTTTAGGTCGCTTTATGTTTAAAGGCGATGACATTGACAAAAAAGTAAGTGTGCTCTCTGGAGGTGAAAAAACCAGATTGGCCATGGTGAAACTCCTACTCGAACCTGTGAACGTATTGATTCTCGATGAACCTACTAATCACCTTGATTTAAAATCTAAAGATGTGTTGAAAGAAGCTCTCCAAAATTTTGATGGGACCTTAATTCTTGTGTCTCACGATCGTGATTTTTTACAAGGCTTGTCTAAAAAAGTATTCGAATTTAAAGACCAACGTGTCATCGAACACTTTGAAACGATTGATGATTTCTTAGCTAGAAATCGTGTGGAGAGTTTGAAGGGGTTGGGGTTGTAG
- the rplM gene encoding 50S ribosomal protein L13, with translation MDTLSYKTISANKATVNKEWVLVDAENQTLGRLCSKVAILLRGKHKPNFTPHVDCGDNVIVINAEKINLSGNKWNDKTYIRHTGYPGGQRSLTANELFGKDPARIVEKSVKGMLPKNKLGAELFRNLNVVVGSAHTHEAQKPKTIDLTKVN, from the coding sequence GTGGATACATTAAGCTACAAAACGATTTCAGCAAACAAGGCTACTGTTAATAAAGAGTGGGTTTTAGTTGATGCTGAAAATCAAACACTAGGTCGTTTATGTTCTAAAGTAGCAATACTTTTAAGAGGTAAACACAAGCCTAACTTCACACCACATGTTGATTGCGGAGATAACGTTATTGTTATCAATGCAGAAAAAATCAACTTATCAGGAAACAAGTGGAATGACAAAACGTACATTCGTCACACAGGGTATCCAGGTGGTCAAAGAAGTTTAACTGCGAATGAATTGTTTGGAAAAGATCCGGCAAGAATCGTGGAAAAATCAGTAAAAGGAATGCTCCCTAAAAACAAATTAGGCGCAGAGTTATTCCGTAATTTAAATGTTGTTGTTGGTTCGGCTCATACACATGAAGCTCAAAAACCAAAAACAATTGACTTAACAAAAGTTAACTAA
- the rpsI gene encoding 30S ribosomal protein S9 yields MEVMHKIGRRKTAVARVYLAKGKGKITVNKKDMADYFTTATLQYKVNQPLTMTNNDGNFDITVNVYGGGITGQAEAIRLALSRAMCELDAENRLILKPEGLLTRDPRMVERKKFGQKKARKKFQFSKR; encoded by the coding sequence ATGGAAGTAATGCACAAAATCGGTCGTAGAAAGACGGCTGTTGCTCGTGTGTACCTTGCTAAAGGAAAAGGCAAGATCACGGTAAACAAAAAAGACATGGCGGATTATTTTACAACTGCAACATTGCAGTATAAAGTAAACCAACCTTTAACCATGACTAACAACGATGGCAACTTTGATATTACAGTAAACGTTTATGGTGGTGGCATTACAGGCCAAGCCGAAGCGATCCGTTTAGCATTATCTCGCGCGATGTGTGAGTTGGATGCAGAAAACAGACTAATATTAAAGCCAGAAGGATTATTAACTAGAGACCCTCGTATGGTTGAACGTAAGAAGTTCGGTCAGAAGAAAGCAAGGAAGAAATTCCAATTCTCGAAACGTTAA
- the tsf gene encoding translation elongation factor Ts, protein MENTVKITAAEVNKLRQATGAGMMDCKKALVEAGGDFDKAIEVLRKKGQKVAEKRADRDSSEGAAIAKINADHTSGVAIVLGCETDFVGKNENFIALANQLADIALHTNSKDEFLAADFDGMTVAEKLIEQTGVIGEKLDITSFEKLDAPYVGQYVHINKIAALVGLSAKVDNVETLVKDIAMQVASMGATTLSYKDFEPAFIASETEARIAVIEKENIELGRLGKTLKNVPTYISMAQLTPEVIAEAEAAAKAELKAEGKPEQIWDRILPGKMERFISDNTTLDQEKCLLDQKFIKDEKKTVAQYVASYGDVAVTGFKRATVG, encoded by the coding sequence ATGGAAAATACTGTAAAAATAACAGCCGCAGAGGTAAACAAACTAAGACAAGCTACAGGTGCAGGAATGATGGACTGCAAGAAAGCTTTAGTTGAAGCTGGAGGTGATTTCGATAAAGCTATTGAAGTACTTCGTAAAAAAGGTCAAAAAGTTGCAGAAAAAAGAGCTGACAGAGATTCTTCTGAAGGTGCTGCAATTGCAAAAATTAATGCAGATCACACTTCTGGTGTTGCTATCGTTTTAGGATGTGAAACTGATTTCGTTGGAAAAAACGAAAACTTCATAGCATTGGCTAACCAATTAGCAGATATCGCATTACATACTAATTCTAAAGACGAATTTTTAGCTGCTGATTTCGATGGAATGACTGTTGCTGAAAAATTAATAGAACAAACTGGTGTTATTGGTGAAAAATTAGACATCACTTCTTTTGAAAAATTAGATGCACCATATGTTGGACAATATGTTCACATTAACAAAATTGCTGCTTTAGTAGGATTATCTGCGAAAGTTGATAACGTTGAAACTTTAGTGAAGGATATTGCTATGCAAGTTGCTTCTATGGGTGCAACAACATTATCTTACAAAGATTTTGAGCCCGCTTTCATTGCTTCAGAAACTGAAGCAAGAATTGCTGTTATTGAAAAAGAGAACATCGAATTAGGTCGTTTAGGAAAAACATTAAAAAACGTACCTACATACATCTCTATGGCGCAATTAACTCCTGAAGTCATTGCTGAAGCTGAAGCTGCTGCAAAAGCAGAATTAAAAGCAGAAGGTAAACCAGAACAAATCTGGGACAGAATTTTACCAGGTAAAATGGAACGTTTTATTTCTGATAATACCACTTTAGATCAAGAAAAATGTTTGTTAGATCAAAAGTTTATTAAAGATGAAAAGAAAACTGTCGCTCAGTATGTAGCATCTTACGGTGATGTTGCTGTTACTGGATTCAAACGTGCTACAGTAGGATAA
- the rpsB gene encoding 30S ribosomal protein S2, whose translation MKKVEVTELLEAGVHFGHLTRKWDPNMAPYIYMERNGIHIINLYKTQAKIQETSEALHKIAASGKKILFVATKKQAKDIVAEKAGNVNMPYITERWPGGMLTNFVTIRKAVKKMAMIDRMKKDGTFNSLSKKERLQVDRQRAKLEKNLGSISDMTRLPGALFVVDIKREHIAIKEAQKLNIPIFAMVDTNSDPREVDYLIPANDDASKSINCIMSAVAEAVADGLAERKSEKAEKDAKSEKSPAADKEVKAEVKTEAKAEVKTEAKAEPKAKTKTEEKVVAPVAANEEE comes from the coding sequence ATGAAAAAAGTAGAAGTAACAGAATTACTTGAAGCAGGTGTACACTTTGGTCACTTGACAAGAAAATGGGACCCAAACATGGCTCCTTACATTTATATGGAACGTAACGGTATCCATATCATCAACCTTTACAAAACACAAGCAAAAATTCAAGAAACTTCTGAAGCCCTTCACAAGATTGCAGCTTCGGGAAAGAAAATCTTATTTGTTGCTACAAAAAAACAAGCGAAAGACATTGTTGCTGAAAAAGCAGGAAATGTAAACATGCCTTATATTACTGAAAGATGGCCTGGCGGAATGTTAACCAACTTTGTAACGATTAGAAAAGCGGTTAAGAAAATGGCTATGATTGATCGTATGAAAAAAGACGGTACATTCAACTCATTATCAAAGAAGGAACGTTTACAAGTAGATCGTCAACGTGCTAAATTAGAAAAGAATTTAGGTTCTATTTCTGATATGACACGTTTACCTGGAGCCTTATTTGTTGTAGATATTAAACGTGAGCACATCGCTATTAAAGAAGCGCAGAAATTAAACATTCCTATTTTCGCAATGGTAGATACGAACTCAGATCCACGCGAAGTAGATTATTTAATTCCAGCTAATGATGATGCCTCGAAATCGATTAACTGCATTATGTCTGCAGTAGCAGAAGCAGTAGCAGATGGTCTAGCTGAAAGAAAATCAGAAAAAGCTGAAAAAGATGCTAAAAGTGAAAAATCACCAGCAGCAGATAAAGAAGTGAAAGCTGAAGTAAAAACTGAAGCTAAGGCAGAAGTAAAGACTGAAGCAAAAGCTGAACCAAAGGCTAAAACGAAAACTGAAGAAAAAGTTGTTGCACCAGTTGCAGCTAACGAAGAAGAATAA
- a CDS encoding isoaspartyl peptidase/L-asparaginase family protein, with protein sequence MRNFSIAIHGGAGTLVKGLMTTELEAEYKAALKQALDKGYHVLETGGSALDAVETAVKSLEDTPLFNAGKGAVFTAEGTHEMDACIMDGKTRNAGAVSLVTGIKNPVSLARDVMDNSYHVFLAGEGAMQFAKGRGYTIESPEYFYDEIRYQQWQGIKDSETFQLDHSVKKDGKFGTVGAVACDQDGNIAAATSTGGMTNKKWGRVGDSPMVGAGNYANNKTCAISCTGSGEFFIRGVVAYDVASLMEHKNMSLKAASEEVIHKRILEIGGDGGLIAVDANGNIAMPFNTEGMYRGFKTSQGEETVLIYK encoded by the coding sequence ATGAGAAATTTTTCTATCGCTATCCATGGAGGCGCAGGAACCTTAGTTAAAGGTTTAATGACTACTGAATTGGAAGCGGAATATAAAGCGGCATTAAAACAAGCATTAGATAAAGGGTATCATGTTTTAGAAACAGGTGGAAGTGCTTTGGATGCGGTTGAAACTGCAGTTAAATCTTTAGAAGACACACCGTTATTCAATGCTGGAAAAGGCGCTGTGTTTACAGCAGAAGGCACCCATGAAATGGACGCCTGTATCATGGACGGAAAAACGCGCAATGCTGGAGCTGTTTCCTTAGTTACTGGGATAAAAAACCCTGTGTCTTTAGCTAGAGACGTGATGGATAATAGTTATCATGTGTTTTTAGCTGGAGAAGGCGCGATGCAATTTGCTAAAGGGCGAGGGTATACCATTGAATCTCCGGAGTATTTTTACGATGAGATACGTTACCAACAATGGCAAGGCATAAAAGACAGTGAGACGTTTCAGTTGGATCACAGTGTGAAAAAAGACGGAAAGTTTGGAACTGTTGGCGCTGTGGCTTGCGACCAAGACGGGAATATTGCGGCAGCAACTTCTACAGGTGGAATGACCAATAAAAAATGGGGACGAGTAGGCGATAGCCCGATGGTTGGCGCAGGAAATTATGCCAACAACAAGACCTGTGCCATCTCGTGCACAGGAAGTGGTGAATTCTTTATTCGCGGAGTTGTAGCTTACGATGTGGCTAGTTTAATGGAACACAAAAACATGAGTTTAAAAGCTGCTTCAGAAGAGGTCATTCATAAGCGTATTCTCGAAATTGGAGGTGATGGTGGGTTAATTGCTGTGGATGCGAATGGAAATATTGCCATGCCTTTTAATACAGAAGGGATGTATCGTGGGTTTAAAACTTCTCAAGGAGAAGAAACCGTGTTGATTTATAAATAA